Proteins encoded by one window of Bacteroidota bacterium:
- a CDS encoding nucleotide sugar dehydrogenase, with protein sequence MDFKDTQITVIGLGYVGLPLAVEFAKKFNVIGFDINLERIKELINGCDSTLEVTDSDLKSVITRKLKKINSKGLFITASIGDIKQSNIYIITVPTPIDKNNKPDLAPLIKASETVGIVLSKGDIVIYESTVYPGATEEECVPILEKFSGLKFNTEFYCGYSPERINPGDKINTFRTIKKVTSGSNPEIAQIVDNLYNKVLLNGTYMASSIKVAEASKVIENAQRDLNISFVNELALIFDRIGIDTTEVIEAAGSKWNFVKYKPGLVGGHCIGVDPYYLAHKAESLGYQPNLILSGRRVNNNMGQFVANKVIKLMIRKGQKILNSNVLVLGITFKENCPDICNTKVIDVINQLEQFGCKVDIYDPWADEKDVKKEYNLQLITHSSSLTPNKYHAIILAVSHNEFLELDYYNLTKGNNYVIYDIKSILPREMVDDRL encoded by the coding sequence GTAATTGGACTTGGATATGTTGGTCTTCCGCTTGCCGTTGAATTTGCAAAAAAATTCAATGTAATTGGATTTGACATAAATTTAGAAAGGATTAAGGAGTTGATAAATGGTTGTGATTCAACACTTGAGGTAACGGATTCAGATCTAAAATCTGTTATAACGCGCAAATTAAAAAAAATAAATAGTAAAGGTTTGTTTATCACAGCCTCTATAGGCGATATTAAACAATCCAACATATACATTATAACAGTTCCTACGCCCATAGATAAGAATAACAAACCCGATTTAGCTCCTTTGATAAAAGCTTCTGAAACAGTCGGAATTGTATTAAGCAAAGGAGATATTGTAATATACGAATCAACTGTATATCCGGGTGCAACAGAAGAGGAATGTGTTCCAATACTTGAAAAATTCAGTGGATTAAAATTTAATACTGAATTCTATTGTGGTTATTCGCCAGAAAGAATAAACCCAGGTGACAAAATTAATACTTTCAGAACTATAAAAAAGGTGACCTCAGGTTCCAACCCGGAGATCGCTCAAATTGTGGATAATCTTTATAATAAAGTTTTATTAAATGGAACTTATATGGCATCATCAATTAAAGTTGCAGAAGCTTCAAAAGTAATTGAAAATGCCCAGCGAGATTTAAACATTTCATTTGTTAACGAACTTGCACTTATTTTTGACAGGATTGGGATTGATACAACAGAAGTAATTGAAGCCGCTGGATCCAAATGGAATTTTGTAAAATACAAACCAGGATTGGTTGGTGGACATTGTATTGGAGTTGATCCTTATTATTTAGCCCATAAGGCCGAGTCCTTGGGTTATCAACCCAATTTGATTCTATCCGGCAGAAGGGTTAATAATAATATGGGCCAATTTGTAGCCAATAAAGTTATAAAGCTCATGATCAGGAAAGGACAAAAAATTCTAAATAGCAATGTCCTTGTTCTGGGAATAACATTTAAAGAAAACTGCCCAGATATATGTAATACTAAGGTTATTGATGTAATTAATCAACTCGAACAATTTGGTTGCAAAGTGGATATATATGACCCTTGGGCAGATGAAAAAGACGTAAAAAAAGAATACAATTTGCAACTTATTACCCATAGTTCATCACTTACACCTAATAAATATCATGCCATCATTTTAGCTGTATCTCACAATGAATTTCTTGAGCTTGATTATTATAATTTAACTAAAGGAAATAATTATGTAATTTATGATATTAAATCAATACTCCCTCGAGAAATGGTTGATGATAGGTTGTAA
- a CDS encoding class I SAM-dependent methyltransferase has translation MFEFHKDKVRYFDMQYCTSKDYIIPFVSPHLNFQQSRQILEIGCAEAGVLKAFVDEGHICTGIELSDYRVGIAKSFLKKDIEDGKVQIINKNIFDIDVNIFDFKFDLIILKDVIEHLPNQQIFIRELKKLLKPNGFIFFGFPPWQMPFGGHQQICKGKIAAFLPYYHILPRSIYKGILKLFGERNDTIDELIDIKNCRISIEKFEKIAKSEGYEVVDRIHFFINPIYKFKFNLKIRKQTPIISNIPYFRNYLTTAVYYLIKQA, from the coding sequence ATGTTCGAATTTCACAAAGATAAAGTCAGGTATTTTGATATGCAATATTGCACTTCGAAGGATTACATTATACCCTTTGTAAGTCCACATCTTAATTTTCAACAAAGCAGGCAGATTTTAGAAATTGGTTGCGCTGAAGCAGGTGTTTTAAAGGCTTTCGTTGATGAAGGACATATTTGCACCGGAATTGAATTAAGCGATTATCGTGTTGGAATAGCTAAATCATTTTTAAAGAAAGATATCGAGGACGGAAAGGTTCAAATCATCAATAAAAATATTTTTGATATTGATGTAAATATATTTGATTTTAAATTTGATTTGATCATTTTAAAAGATGTTATCGAACATCTACCTAACCAACAAATTTTTATTCGTGAATTAAAGAAACTACTGAAACCAAATGGTTTTATTTTTTTCGGTTTTCCTCCATGGCAGATGCCTTTTGGTGGGCACCAACAAATTTGTAAGGGCAAAATTGCCGCGTTTCTCCCCTATTATCATATACTTCCGCGCTCTATTTATAAAGGAATATTGAAGCTATTTGGTGAAAGGAATGATACGATAGATGAACTTATTGATATAAAAAATTGTAGAATTTCAATTGAGAAATTTGAGAAAATTGCTAAATCGGAAGGATATGAAGTGGTTGATAGAATTCATTTTTTTATTAATCCAATTTATAAATTCAAGTTTAATCTAAAAATAAGGAAACAAACTCCAATCATTTCAAATATTCCATATTTTAGAAATTATCTTACGACTGCGGTTTATTACCTGATTAAACAAGCTTAA
- a CDS encoding LytTR family transcriptional regulator DNA-binding domain-containing protein, whose translation MKKYSCLIVDDEEPARSLIRDFLNKFNEFEIIGEAGNGFEGVQLINELKPDVVFLDIQMPKLSGFEVLELIDCKPFIVFSTAFDQYAIQAFEKNAIDYLLKPYSRERFERAVKKIMEQDYELKDRGEVNQKIIENLDDSNEMINRIAIRAGKHIQVIPVDDISYLESDDDYVRVHSKGKEYLKEKTMKFFENHLDSTQFVRIHRSYIMNVNELDRLERYEKDSYLAIMKDQSRLKVSANGYKALKDILKF comes from the coding sequence ATGAAAAAGTATAGCTGTTTAATTGTTGATGATGAAGAACCCGCAAGATCTTTGATTCGTGATTTTTTAAATAAGTTTAATGAATTTGAAATTATTGGTGAGGCCGGTAATGGCTTTGAAGGAGTTCAGTTAATCAATGAATTAAAGCCTGATGTCGTTTTTCTTGACATTCAGATGCCAAAACTTTCAGGATTTGAGGTCCTCGAATTGATAGATTGCAAGCCATTTATCGTATTTTCGACCGCGTTTGATCAATATGCCATTCAGGCATTTGAAAAAAATGCCATTGATTATTTACTCAAACCTTATTCACGTGAACGTTTTGAGAGAGCCGTGAAAAAAATCATGGAGCAGGATTATGAACTGAAAGATAGGGGAGAAGTTAATCAAAAAATAATCGAAAATCTGGATGATTCGAATGAAATGATTAATAGAATCGCGATCAGGGCAGGTAAACATATTCAGGTTATCCCCGTTGATGATATCAGCTATCTTGAATCAGATGATGATTATGTAAGGGTTCATTCAAAAGGTAAAGAATATTTGAAAGAAAAAACAATGAAGTTCTTTGAAAACCATCTGGATTCAACGCAGTTTGTTAGGATTCACCGCTCTTATATCATGAATGTGAATGAACTTGATCGTTTGGAACGCTACGAAAAAGACAGTTATCTGGCCATCATGAAAGATCAGTCCAGGCTTAAAGTAAGTGCCAATGGGTATAAGGCGCTCAAAGATATTCTTAAATTTTAA
- a CDS encoding histidine kinase, translating into MIVDHPVFKSTKSFGLYAILWILTMGIHFYIMYGFYGQSIAIAITDSLVFNVLYALFGLSLWFAVGFTKPTKTNLFNVIFNHITSLTIIILIWISLGSYIAKSIIDGENYQYFLTDTIPWRIISAVFLYSIIVLIYYLIMYYRDLQDRYQNELELKETIVEGELNLLKSQINPHFLFNSLNSISSLTTSDGEKAREMIVKLSDFLRYTVSKDNLRFTDLGKEIENVIRYLEIEKIRFGNKVQFEFKMTVDCKEKMIPVMILQPLYENAVKHGVYESIETVFIRTECIMQNDHLHIIIKNNFDGDSGKKGAGIGLKNIRDRLKLIYKHDQLLKTTKTENEFIVELFIPYKAGNEKV; encoded by the coding sequence ATGATAGTAGATCATCCGGTTTTTAAATCAACAAAATCGTTTGGGCTTTATGCGATATTATGGATTCTCACGATGGGGATCCATTTTTACATCATGTATGGCTTTTATGGGCAAAGCATCGCGATTGCCATAACCGATTCGTTAGTATTTAATGTATTATATGCTTTATTCGGATTGTCATTATGGTTTGCTGTTGGCTTTACTAAACCTACTAAAACCAATTTATTCAATGTCATTTTTAATCATATTACTTCTTTAACAATTATCATACTCATATGGATAAGTTTAGGTTCTTACATTGCCAAATCTATCATTGACGGTGAGAATTACCAATATTTTCTGACCGATACAATACCATGGCGAATAATTAGTGCCGTTTTCCTATATTCAATTATTGTATTAATTTATTATTTGATCATGTATTATCGTGATTTGCAAGATCGCTATCAAAATGAACTGGAACTAAAAGAGACTATTGTTGAAGGCGAATTGAACCTGCTCAAATCTCAAATTAATCCGCATTTTTTGTTCAACAGTTTAAATTCTATCAGTTCACTCACCACAAGCGATGGAGAAAAGGCAAGAGAAATGATCGTAAAACTTTCTGATTTTTTAAGGTATACGGTTTCAAAAGATAACTTACGATTTACTGATTTGGGTAAAGAAATTGAAAATGTGATCAGGTATCTTGAAATTGAAAAAATACGTTTTGGCAATAAAGTTCAGTTCGAATTTAAAATGACTGTCGATTGTAAGGAGAAAATGATTCCTGTGATGATTTTACAACCATTATATGAAAATGCTGTTAAGCATGGAGTGTATGAAAGTATTGAAACTGTATTTATACGTACTGAATGTATCATGCAGAATGACCATTTGCACATTATCATCAAAAATAATTTTGATGGAGATAGCGGTAAGAAGGGGGCAGGGATTGGCTTGAAGAATATTAGGGATAGACTAAAGCTTATCTATAAACATGATCAATTGCTGAAGACGACTAAAACAGAAAATGAATTTATTGTCGAATTATTTATACCATATAAAGCAGGAAATGAAAAAGTATAG
- a CDS encoding cell wall-active antibiotics response protein → MEKYIENYSENRRMKKVALGVIVVVIGALLMASNFGYLPYRLRHIFLSWEMLLIAIGLINVVNRESKTMGLILISVGTFFLLPDIFRFDFNFVRLFWPVLLMVVGFSLILYGGKSFNWQRHRRQKSTFDSGFINEFNVFGGSKRRVSNQVFKGGELNNIFGGSELDMTQAILGEGENLLEVQCIFGGVGMVVPADWNVRIEVVSIFGGFSDKRAYIKKSENDTNVLVIRGTCIFGGGEIKSY, encoded by the coding sequence ATGGAAAAATATATAGAAAATTATTCTGAAAATAGACGTATGAAAAAAGTAGCCTTAGGAGTTATTGTTGTTGTCATCGGAGCCTTATTGATGGCATCTAATTTTGGATATCTGCCATATCGACTAAGGCATATATTCTTGTCATGGGAGATGTTATTAATTGCGATTGGTTTGATAAACGTAGTTAATCGTGAAAGTAAAACAATGGGATTGATTCTGATTTCTGTTGGAACATTCTTTTTATTACCTGATATTTTTAGATTCGACTTTAATTTTGTAAGATTATTTTGGCCAGTATTATTAATGGTGGTTGGCTTTTCACTGATTCTTTATGGGGGTAAGTCTTTTAACTGGCAACGTCATCGAAGGCAGAAAAGTACTTTTGATAGTGGTTTTATCAATGAATTTAATGTATTTGGAGGTTCTAAAAGACGTGTTTCCAATCAGGTATTTAAAGGCGGCGAATTGAATAATATCTTTGGTGGATCGGAGCTGGATATGACTCAGGCCATTTTAGGCGAAGGCGAAAATTTACTTGAGGTTCAGTGTATTTTTGGTGGGGTAGGAATGGTCGTTCCGGCCGACTGGAACGTAAGAATTGAAGTGGTTTCAATTTTTGGTGGTTTTAGCGATAAACGAGCCTATATAAAGAAAAGTGAAAACGACACCAATGTTTTGGTGATAAGAGGAACCTGTATTTTCGGAGGTGGTGAAATCAAAAGCTATTAA
- the mnmD gene encoding tRNA (5-methylaminomethyl-2-thiouridine)(34)-methyltransferase MnmD, giving the protein MIKLIVTDDGSSTLFVEELNEHYHSTFGAVQESRHIFIEAGFKYQQKSLKQIKILEIGFGTGLNALLSLDESLKSEVQTHYCGIEPYPVNPEFIAALNYGKILMSDILSKHFIQIHDAAWNCKVKLAPNFVFEKKKDIIENVELPDHYFNLVYFDAFGPDVQSEIWTEKIFKKIYDSMENGGVLVTYSVKGIVKRALKSAGFTIEKLPGPIGKREFLRASK; this is encoded by the coding sequence ATGATTAAATTAATTGTCACAGATGATGGCTCTTCAACATTGTTTGTTGAGGAGTTAAATGAACACTATCATTCAACCTTTGGTGCGGTGCAGGAATCGAGACATATTTTTATTGAGGCCGGATTTAAGTATCAGCAGAAGAGCTTAAAGCAAATTAAAATCCTGGAAATTGGATTCGGAACAGGTCTAAATGCATTGCTCAGCCTGGATGAAAGTCTGAAAAGTGAGGTACAAACTCATTATTGTGGAATTGAACCATATCCGGTAAACCCGGAATTTATTGCGGCATTAAACTATGGTAAGATCTTAATGAGTGATATACTCTCAAAGCATTTTATTCAAATACATGATGCAGCTTGGAATTGCAAAGTCAAATTAGCACCCAATTTTGTATTTGAAAAAAAGAAGGATATCATTGAAAATGTTGAATTGCCCGACCATTATTTTAATTTGGTTTATTTTGATGCTTTTGGACCGGATGTTCAGTCGGAGATCTGGACCGAAAAAATCTTTAAAAAAATTTATGATTCAATGGAGAATGGCGGAGTGCTGGTAACCTATTCTGTGAAAGGAATTGTAAAAAGAGCGCTGAAATCAGCAGGTTTTACAATAGAAAAACTACCCGGACCTATAGGCAAGCGGGAGTTTTTGAGAGCTTCAAAATAA
- a CDS encoding 3'-5' exonuclease: MLQSIELHHVLFIDIETVPAYPDYEDMPDHFQALWDQKAERLKKSETETSDQIYAKAGIYAEFGKIICISAGYFYNREFRIKSFYSDDEKLLLTEFNELLNSHFSSRQHLLCAHNGKEFDYPYIARRMLINDLQLPLILNIAGKKPWEIPHLDTMELWKFGDYKHYTSLALLAAIFGIKTPKDDINGADVARVYWEDHDMERIVHYCQKDVLTVAQLFLKYQSKPLLNDNQIVIIP; encoded by the coding sequence ATGTTGCAATCCATTGAACTTCATCACGTACTCTTCATCGATATTGAAACCGTGCCTGCTTATCCTGATTATGAGGATATGCCGGATCACTTTCAGGCTTTATGGGATCAAAAAGCGGAACGATTAAAAAAATCGGAAACAGAAACCTCGGATCAAATTTATGCTAAAGCCGGTATTTACGCTGAATTCGGGAAAATCATCTGTATCTCTGCAGGTTATTTTTACAACCGGGAATTTAGGATAAAATCATTTTATTCAGATGATGAAAAGTTGCTCCTTACCGAGTTTAACGAATTATTGAACAGTCATTTTAGCAGTAGGCAACATTTATTATGTGCCCACAACGGAAAGGAGTTCGACTATCCGTATATTGCCCGACGTATGCTTATTAATGATCTTCAACTCCCTTTGATCCTAAATATTGCAGGTAAAAAACCTTGGGAAATACCTCACCTCGACACCATGGAATTATGGAAATTCGGTGATTATAAGCATTATACTTCTTTGGCATTGCTTGCTGCAATCTTTGGAATCAAAACTCCAAAAGATGATATTAACGGTGCTGATGTAGCAAGGGTTTATTGGGAAGATCATGATATGGAAAGAATAGTACATTATTGTCAAAAAGATGTTCTGACTGTTGCTCAATTGTTCTTGAAATACCAAAGTAAACCGCTACTCAACGATAATCAAATTGTAATAATTCCTTAA
- the dnaB gene encoding replicative DNA helicase: MEEASKKTTDNLRKRTKPFNQTGGSWEHGKVPPQAIDLEEAVLGAIMLEKDALTQVIDILKPEVFYKEAHNIIFSAITRLFGKSEPVDILTVTNELKNTGELEIVGGPYYITQLTNRIASAANVEYHSRIISQKFIQRELIRISSEIIKDAFEDTTDVFDLLDRAEQNLFSVSESNLRRNYDDMQSLVTVAIKEIEAGKGQEGHLRGIPSGFTDLDRVTNGWQKSDLVILASRPGMGKTAFVLSMARNCAVDFGKAVAFFSLEMSSIQLVTRLISSETQLSADKLKKGNLESYEWEQLHSKIGKLTDAKLLIDDTPALTVFELRAKCRRLKAQHDIDMVIIDYLQLMSGSGDARGNREQEISAISRSLKALAKELDIPVIALSQLSRAVETRGGSKKPILSDLRESGAIEQDADMVMFIYRPEYYKIEVDDNGNSTAGIAEICIAKHRNGALKDIPLRFIDKFAKFADLHTDGDGLAYSGFDANEDFDSGQPTRIIPSKMNEMGDEDIPF; the protein is encoded by the coding sequence ATGGAAGAAGCATCAAAAAAAACTACTGATAATTTAAGGAAAAGGACAAAGCCATTCAATCAAACAGGGGGCTCATGGGAACATGGAAAAGTTCCACCACAAGCTATAGATCTAGAAGAAGCTGTACTTGGCGCTATTATGCTTGAAAAGGATGCGCTCACACAAGTGATAGACATCTTAAAACCGGAAGTATTTTATAAAGAAGCGCACAATATCATTTTTTCGGCGATTACTCGTTTATTTGGTAAATCAGAACCTGTTGATATTTTAACGGTTACCAATGAACTAAAAAATACAGGAGAACTTGAAATTGTAGGCGGCCCTTATTATATCACTCAACTAACAAACAGAATTGCTTCAGCAGCAAATGTTGAGTATCATTCCCGGATCATCAGTCAAAAATTCATTCAACGTGAATTGATCCGCATTTCATCCGAAATTATTAAGGATGCTTTTGAAGATACAACAGATGTTTTTGATTTATTGGATCGTGCCGAACAAAATTTGTTTTCGGTAAGTGAAAGCAATCTTCGTCGGAATTATGATGATATGCAATCACTTGTTACAGTAGCCATTAAAGAAATTGAAGCAGGCAAGGGCCAGGAGGGTCACCTTCGGGGAATTCCTTCAGGATTTACCGATTTGGACCGGGTTACCAATGGATGGCAAAAATCAGATTTGGTAATTCTGGCTTCCAGACCGGGTATGGGTAAAACCGCTTTTGTTTTATCTATGGCCAGGAATTGTGCCGTTGATTTTGGCAAAGCTGTTGCATTTTTTTCATTAGAGATGTCATCAATTCAGTTGGTAACACGTTTGATTTCAAGTGAAACCCAACTCTCTGCCGATAAACTCAAAAAAGGTAATCTTGAAAGTTATGAGTGGGAACAATTACATTCAAAAATTGGTAAACTCACCGATGCTAAGCTTTTAATTGACGATACCCCTGCCCTCACCGTTTTTGAACTCCGTGCAAAATGCCGCCGTTTAAAAGCACAACACGATATTGACATGGTAATTATCGATTACCTTCAATTAATGAGTGGCAGCGGAGACGCCAGAGGCAACCGTGAGCAGGAAATCAGTGCAATATCCCGTTCACTTAAAGCACTTGCAAAAGAATTGGATATCCCGGTTATTGCTTTATCGCAGTTAAGCCGCGCAGTTGAAACACGAGGGGGATCAAAGAAACCAATTCTTTCGGATTTACGTGAATCGGGTGCCATTGAACAGGATGCCGATATGGTTATGTTCATTTATCGTCCTGAATATTATAAAATTGAGGTTGATGATAATGGTAATTCAACTGCAGGAATAGCCGAAATTTGCATTGCAAAGCATCGTAACGGTGCTTTAAAAGATATTCCATTACGGTTTATTGATAAGTTTGCCAAGTTTGCCGACCTTCATACAGATGGTGATGGACTTGCCTATTCAGGGTTCGATGCCAACGAAGATTTTGATAGTGGTCAACCCACTCGTATCATTCCGTCAAAAATGAACGAGATGGGCGACGAAGATATTCCTTTCTAA
- a CDS encoding phosphoribosylaminoimidazolesuccinocarboxamide synthase, with product MKNAIVKTDFNFPKQKGVYKGKVRDVYNINDELLVMIASDRISAFDVVLPKGIPYKGQVLNQIAAKFLDATVDIVPNWKLAVPDPMVTVGHYCDPVKVEMVIRGYLSGHAWREYREGKRSICGVAMPDGLKENDKFPEPILTPTTKAAVGHDEDISREEIIKLGLVDEKDYVQLEKYTRALFQRGKEIAATMGLILVDTKYEFGKVGDKIYLIDEIHTPDSSRYFYKEGYQERQNRGESQKQLSKEFVREWLMANGFQGKDGQKIPEMHDEFVNSVSERYIELYEHITGDNFVKADSNDVLARVENNINQYLKNR from the coding sequence ATGAAAAATGCCATTGTAAAAACCGATTTCAATTTCCCAAAACAAAAGGGTGTATATAAAGGAAAAGTCCGAGATGTTTATAATATCAATGATGAATTGCTTGTTATGATTGCATCTGATCGAATTTCGGCTTTTGATGTGGTCCTGCCTAAAGGGATTCCATACAAAGGACAGGTACTCAACCAAATTGCTGCCAAATTTTTAGATGCAACTGTCGACATTGTTCCAAACTGGAAATTGGCCGTTCCGGACCCAATGGTAACCGTTGGTCATTATTGTGACCCCGTAAAGGTGGAAATGGTAATCAGGGGATATTTGTCAGGTCATGCCTGGAGAGAATATCGGGAAGGCAAAAGAAGTATTTGTGGAGTGGCAATGCCGGATGGCTTGAAGGAAAATGATAAATTTCCTGAGCCTATTCTAACCCCAACAACCAAAGCAGCTGTTGGACATGATGAGGATATTTCGCGTGAGGAAATTATCAAACTTGGACTGGTTGATGAGAAGGATTATGTTCAATTGGAAAAATATACCAGAGCTTTATTTCAGAGAGGTAAAGAGATCGCAGCTACCATGGGTTTAATTTTAGTGGATACAAAATATGAATTTGGTAAGGTTGGAGATAAAATTTATTTGATTGATGAAATTCATACTCCCGATTCTTCAAGATATTTCTACAAGGAAGGATATCAGGAAAGACAAAATAGAGGAGAATCTCAAAAACAGCTTTCTAAAGAATTTGTGAGAGAATGGTTGATGGCAAATGGTTTTCAAGGTAAAGATGGTCAGAAAATACCCGAGATGCATGATGAGTTTGTAAACTCAGTTTCAGAGCGCTATATCGAATTGTACGAGCACATTACCGGCGATAATTTTGTTAAAGCTGATAGCAATGATGTTTTGGCAAGAGTTGAGAATAATATCAATCAATATCTGAAAAATCGATAA